The Tigriopus californicus strain San Diego chromosome 5, Tcal_SD_v2.1, whole genome shotgun sequence genome includes a region encoding these proteins:
- the LOC131881063 gene encoding glutamate receptor ionotropic, kainate 2-like, with protein sequence MPGLGIDFDNRVLIHVIPEGVQTLVSSSSRKPLAKINMMWSRVPNYWCRPRGSSGGSRALWNQGDGWKIFFVLITVTSHSAGSLPNTIKIGGLFDMSDSVEEISFRYAVDRVNGDRDILPNSRLTAQIDRIQPEDSFYASKQVCRDLQMGIAGVFGPQSGVTASHVQSICDALEVPHIETRWDYRLVREDYSVNLHPYPQALGQAYADMVTAMNWKSCLILYEESEGLVRLQEVLKLSPKRLDIKIQIRQLDPGPGGDHRPLLKDIKQLGENRIILDCKNDHVQEILKQAQQVGIMTAYHTFFITTLDLHLVELEELKYGGTNITAFRLVDPDLEEVQNMIEDIKFEGGRGGRKTSDLNRSTIRPNSTIHPFAIGTETALIFDAVHLFSRALTDLDRSQELSQVSLNCDGPGTWQYGNSLINYMKMVEMNGLTGKIQFDSRGFRSDFDLDIVELKKEGLSRVGRWNRGAGANFTRNFTESYSEIIESLHNKTLVVTTILAEPYTMYKENSAVLSGNEQFEGYSVDLVDAISKILGFNYSFRLVEDGKHGSYNKDTGTWNGMVGELLSQKADLAVGDLTITYEREQGVDFTMPFMNLGVTILFTKPTAKDPNLFSFLSPLSLGVWIYMATAYLAVSLLLYLLARISPYERGVDALIVSRSDNKGCRLARSDPIYDTLFSGNGRVVRTIGTQVEDREDDHDVFTLMNSFWFMIASLLQQGTDLLPRAISTRMVAGMWWFFTLIMISSYTANLAAFLTVERMDSPIESAEDLSKQHSIKYGCLQGGSTAGFFSDSKIDTYSRMWVFMSSDKSNFVSSNALGVDRVLKENGKYAFLMESTSVEYVIERNCKLTQIGGLMDSKGYGIALPPNSPFRTPISSAILQLQEGGKLHMLKEKWWKQRKGGGKCKEVKDKEANELNLKNVGGVFLVLMMGLVLACFIACLERCWKNRKPRYDQMPGVSHSGGHLSTCTNDTSENLGCHEGLPVRFENGHINHNHLDLAGHAPNCHSSGLTGSMGHIPPNIMADTGGFLTSSLSAASLNQPSCAVPMHEHHRPSSSVTSTPGGGSGWAMMTNSNGGSRHVVSHRHHQHHHQEQCPHYNGAEYKFHEAPS encoded by the exons ATGCCCGGTCTTGGAATTGATTTCGACAATAGAGTGTTAATACATGTGATTCCGGAAGGCGTACAAACACTTGTGAGCTCATCGTCTAGAAAGCCATTGGCCAAGATTAATATGATGTGGTCCCGTGTTCCAAACTATTGGTGCAGACCTCGAGGTAGTTCTGGCGGTTCTCGTGCCCTTTGGAACCAGGGCGATGGATGGAAGATCTTCTTTGTCCTGATTACCGTGACCTCGCACTCGGCTGGATCCTTGCCAAACACAATCAAAATAG GTGGCCTGTTTGATATGTCTGACTCGGTGGAGGAGATATCGTTTCGATATGCCGTGGACCGCGTGAATGGAGATCGAGATATCCTGCCCAATTCTCGACTCACCGCTCAAATTGACCGCATTCAGCCCGAGGACTCATTCTATGCCTCTAAGCAAG TGTGTCGCGACCTTCAAATGGGCATTGCGGGCGTGTTCGGTCCTCAGAGTGGCGTGACTGCTAGTCACGTTCAGTCGATCTGTGATGCATTGGAAGTTCCTCATATTGAAACACGTTGGGATTATCGTCTGGTGCGAGAGGATTACTCTGTCAATTTGCATCCATATCCTCAGGCCCTTGGACAG GCATACGCCGACATGGTGACCGCCATGAATTGGAAGAGTTGTTTGATTCTCTACGAGGAGAGCGAAGGCTTAGTCCGACTCCAAGAGGTCTTGAAACTCTCGCCCAAGCGACTCGATATCAAGATCCAAATTCGCCAACTGGATCCTGGGCCTGGAGGAGATCACCG ACCATTGCTGAAGGACATCAAACAGCTCGGTGAGAACCGAATCATTCTGGATTGCAAAAATGACCACGTGCAAGAAATTCTCAAGCAAGCTCAGCAAGTGGGCATCATGACCGCCTATCATACCTTTTTCATCACGACACTA GATTTACATTTAGTCGAACTTGAAGAGTTAAAATACGGAGGCACCAATATCACTGCATTTAGACTGGTGGACCCCGATTTGGAGGAGGTTCAAAACATGATCGAGGATATCAAATTCGAGGGCGGTCGAGGAGGACGAAAAACCTCGGACTTGAACCGATCGACCATCAGG CCCAATAGTACCATCCACCCATTTGCAATAGGG ACCGAAACGGCCTTGATCTTTGACGCGGTTCACTTGTTCTCGAGGGCTCTCACGGATCTGGATCGCAGCCAAGAATTGTCCCAAGTCAGTCTGAATTGTGATGGACCTGGAACGTGGCAATATGGGAACTCGCTGATCAATTACATGAAAATG GTCGAGATGAATGGTCTGACAGGGAAGATCCAATTTGACAGTCGAGGGTTCAGAAGCGATTTTGACCTGGACATTGTGGAACTAAAGAAGGAGGGCTTGAGTCGGGTGGGACGATGGAACCGCGGAGCAGGAGCCAATTTCACGCGGAACTTCACGGAATCGTACTCGGAAATCATCGAGAGCCTCCACAACAAAACCTTGGTCGTTACGACCATCTTG GCTGAACCTTACACCATGTACAAGGAGAACTCCGCCGTCCTCTCTGGCAATGAGCAATTCGAAGGATACAGTGTTGATTTGGTGGATGCCATCTCCAAGATCTTGG GGTTCAATTACTCCTTCCGTTTGGTTGAGGATGGTAAGCACGGAAGTTACAACAAAGACACTGGAACATGGAACGGAATGGTGGGCGAGCTCCTCTCACAG AAAGCCGATTTGGCCGTGGGGGATCTCACCATAACGTACGAACGGGAACAGGGCGTGGATTTCACCATGCCTTTTATGAATCTAG GGGTGACCATCCTCTTCACCAAACCCACTGCAAAGGACCCGAATCTCTTCTCGTTCTTGAGCCCGTTGTCGTTGGGAGTTTGGATTTACATGGCCACGGCGTATCTAGCCGTATCTTTACTCCTGTATTTATTGGCCAG GATTTCTCCGTATGAACGTGGCGTGGATGCCTTGATCGTGAGTCGGAGCGATAACAAAGGCTGTCGTTTGGCTCGATCTGATCCAATCTATGACACCTTGTTTTCGGGTAATGGTCGAGTTGTTCGAACCATTGGAACTCAGGTTGAAGACCGGGAAGATGATCACGATGTATTCACCCTGATGAACTCGTTTTGGTTCATGATCGCCTCGCTTCTACAACAAGGCACGGATCTTCTACCCAG GGCGATATCTACCCGAATGGTGGCGGGAATGTGGTGGTTCTTCACATTGATAATGATCTCGAGTTACACGGCCAATTTGGCGGCCTTCTTGACCGTGGAACGCATGGACTCGCCCATTGAATCTGCAGAGGATTTGTCCAAACAGCACAGCATTAAATACGGATGTTTGCAAGGAGGATCGACAGCAGGGTTTTTCAGT GACTCCAAAATCGATACGTATTCTCGGATGTGGGTATTTATGAGCTCGGATAAGTCCAATTTCGTATCCTCCAATGCATTGGGCGTGGATCGAGTTCTGAAAGAGAACGGGAAGTACGCCTTCCTCATGGAATCTACTTCTGTCGAATACGTGATTGAGCGGAATTGCAAACTAACCCAAATTGGGGGACTTATGGACTCCAAAGGCTACGGCATAGCATTACCTCCAA ATTCACCTTTTCGCACTCCAATTTCGAGCGCCATTCTTCAGCTTCAAGAGGGCGGAAAATTGCACatgttgaaagaaaaatggtgGAAACAAAGGAAAGGCGGCGGCAAATGCAAA GAAGTGAAGGACAAGGAGGCCAAtgaattgaacttgaagaacGTAGGAGGCGTCTTCCTTGTTCTCATGATGGGGCTCGTTCTGGCATGTTTCATTGCCTGCTTGGAACGGTGCTGGAAGAACCGAAAACCTCGCTATGATCAAATG CCTGGAGTTTCACACAGCGGTGGACACTTGTCCACGTGCACAAACGATACTTCTGAGAATCTCGGTTGCCACGAAGGACTTCCGGTACGTTTCGAGAACGGTCACATCAATCACAACCACCTCGACCTGGCCGGTCACGCCCCCAATTGTCATTCCTCCGGGCTCACGGGCAGCATGGGCCACATTCCCCCCAACATTATGGCCGACACGGGCGGCTTCCTCACCTCGTCTCTTTCAGCTGCGTCGTTGAACCAGCCTAGTTGCGCCGTGCCCATGCACGAGCATCATCGGCCGTCTAGCTCGGTGACCAGCACGCCCGGAGGCGGAAGTGGCTGGGCTATGATGACCAATAGCAACGGAGGGAGTCGCCACGTGGTCAGTCATCGCCATcatcaacaccaccaccaagaGCAATGTCCGCACTACAATGGTGCCGAGTATAAGTTCCATGAGGCTCCCTCCTGA